ATGGCTTACGGAATTAGAAATATGCCGGATTATGAAAAATGTTTAACCAACTTAAAAAGAATGTTAAAGCCAAATGGAGTAATAGCATTTCATGAATATTCTTTAAACGATAATTTATTTTCAAAAATTTACTGGATGTTTTTGGGGTACTCTATAATTATTCCTATTTCAACCTTATTAAGTGGTTCTTCAAAAATTTATAAATATTTAGTAAAAAGTGTTTTAACATTTCCCTCGCCAAAAATTTTTCTTCAAATTTTGAAAAATGTTGGATTTAAAAATACAAAGAGATTACCAATGCCAAGCTGGCGAAAACCAATATTACACACATTCATAGCATATAAATAAATTTTGAAATGAGCATAATTGAAAGTCTTGTAAAGAAAAAACTAAACAACTACAAAGTTGTAGTAAATCAAGTAAATGAAAATTTACCACAAAAATTATCAACAGAGAAAAAAGCTGCTGTTATCGGAAGCGGAATTGCCGGCTTAACATCAGCTATTTTATTGAGCGAAAGAGGATTTAAAGTAAAATTATTTGAAAGAGATAATTTTCTTGGTGGAAAAATCGGTAGCTGGAAAGTAAAATTTAATGATAATTTTGAACCAAATGTAGAACACGGATTTCATGCTTTTTTTAGACAATACTATAATTTAAGAGAAATTCTTAAAAAACTAGATTCCTTTAAACACCTTATCCCTATTGATGATTATTTAATTAAAACAAAAAAGTATGGAGATTTTAGTTTTAAGAATATTGACAAAACTCCTATTCTAAACATTCTTTCAATGAGGAAATCCGGAATTTATTCATTCAAAGATATTTTTAAAAATCCGAAATTTGCTAAACTAATTTCATTATTAACTTACAATAAAGATAAAACATTCGAGAAGTTTGATCATATTTCATTTAAAGAATACTCAGATGAAATAAATTTGCCAAATGAAATGAGATTGATGTTCACAACTTTTTCCCGCGCATTTTTTGCAGAACCTCAATATATATCTATGGCTGAGTTAATAAAAAGTTTTCACTTTTATTTTTTAAGCAATAATCACGGATTAATTTATGATGTTTTAAATGATGATTTTCAATCAACAATTTTAAATCCAGCAAAAGTATTTATTGAAAATAACGGTGGCGAGGTTCTAATGAATTCACCATTTCTCGCTATTCAAAAAGTTGATAATAAATTTATTGTTACAAATGAAGAATTCGATTATTTAATATTGGGAACTGATATACCCGGAACAAAAAAAATTTTTTCCAATTCTGAATTTATAAAATATGGATATACTGATTTTTACAATCAAATCATGAATCAAAAGAAATCTCAACGTTACGCGGTTTTAAGATTATGGATGGATAAAAAAATCGGTGATAATCTTCCGTTTTTTATATTTACCGATGCTTTGAAAATTCTAGATTCGGTCACTTTTTATCACAACATGGAAAAAGAAAGTGCTGAATGGGCTGCTCAAAACAATGGTGGGATTTATGAACTTCACTCATATGCTTTGCCAGATGATTTTGACGAATTAAAAGTTAGAGAACAATTTCTTACAGAATTCTTTGAATATTTTCCGGAATTAAAATCTTCGAAAATATTGTTTGAAAATATTCAGATTAAAAAAGACTTTACAGCGTTCCACACAAACTTGCATAAAAACAGACCGGAACCAAAAAACGTAATTGATAATCTTTATCTAACCGGAGACTGGATAAAACTTCCTATTCCCGCAATGCTTATGGAAGCTTCAGCAAGTTCAGCACTTTACGCAATAAATGATATTTTGAAAAACGAAAATTTAAAGGAAGAAACTATTTTATCTGTTCCTCTAAAAGGAATTTTTTCATAATTATAATTTTTCAGTTAAATTATTTCTTTTTTAAAAATTATTTATTGTAAAAAAAGTAATTAATCTATTTGATTTAGCAATTTTCTTTCTATAGTTTTGTATCAAATGACAGTATCTTTAAAAGTAGTTTTCAGAAAAACCGAATTACATCAGTTTAAATATTCAAAGTCTTTTCAAAGCTCTGTCAATTTATTTTTAATTAATTTAGGAGAATCTGTTTGATGGCAGAGCGTACAAAAGGAACCGTAAAATGGTTCAATAGTTCAAAAGGTTATGGTTTTATTTCACAAGAAAATGGCGAAGATGTTTTCGTTCATTTTAAAGCAATTATTGGCGATGGCTACAAAACTTTAAAAGAAAATGACAAAGTTGAATTTGTTGTTACCAATGGTGAAAAAGGTCCGCAAGCTGCAGACGTAAAAGTTGTAAAATAAAACATTACAAAATTTTAATCCCAAAGCTCCCTTTTAGGGAGCTTTTTTTGTAACCTCCCAAGTAAACAAAACTTTTTACTTCAAATCTTTCGGATTTTCTTAACAATTTGTTAAAAATAATTTTTTAAATTGATTTTATTTTTATAAATACTTCTTTTTACATTTACTAAATTCAACAAAGCAATTATAATTTTTAGGATGTTAATATGAGGTTTCAAAAAACAAATAAATTCCTTTTTATGGTTTTATTTTTCCTAACGTTTATTTCAAACAATGCACAAACATTAAATTTAAAGTTTATACAAACAAGTGATGTTCATGGAGCAATTTTTCCGTATGATTTCACGGAAAATAAAACATCTAATTCTTCGTTAGCTCAGATTTATTCTTACTTAAAAAGTGAAAGGGAAAATAAGAATCATGAAACTTTTCTTTTAGATAATGGTGATATTCTTCAAGGCGATCCTTCGGTTTATTATTACAATTTTGTTAAAACTAACGAAACACATTTATTAGCAAATGTGATGAATTTTATGAAATATGATGCCGGTTCGGTTGGAAATCACGATATTGAAACTGGTCATGCTGTATATGATAAATTTAATGATGAATTAAATTTTCCTTGGCTTGCAGCAAATGCAATAAACACTTTAACTGACGAGCCCTATTTTCCACCTTATAAAATTTTAAATGCAAAAGTAGATGAAAATCAAAATGTTAAAATTGCTGTTTTGGGATTGATAACTCCGGGTATTCCAAATTGGCTGCCAAAAAATATTTGGTCAGGAATTGAATTTGAAGATATGATTTTAACTGCAAAAAAATGGATCCCAATAATTAATAAAAAAGAGAACCCGGATTTAATAATTGGACTTTTCCATTCTGGTGTTGATTTTACTTATGATAATCAAACTGCAGAAACTCCACGAAACGAAAATGCTTCTCAATTGGTTGCAGAACAAGTTCCTGGTTTTGATATTGTTTTTGTTGGTCATGATCATCATGAATGGAATTTTAAAGTTTTAAATTCTGCCGGAGATTCGGTTTTAATTTTGGGACCTTCGGCAAGATCAAACAGTTTTTGTGAAGCAAACATTTCATTGGATTTTGATAAACAATCAAAAAAATGGGGAAAAAATATTTCCGGAAAAATTATTAATTCTTCGGATTTAAAAGCCAATGAAGAATTTATGCAAAAATTTTCTGAAGAATTTAAATTGGTAAAAGATTTTGTATCAAGAGAAATAGGAACTTTTACAAAAACGGTTTCTGCAAAAAATTCTGTTTTCGGAAATTCTGCATTTGTCGATTTAATCCATAAAATCCAGATTGAGCTTACGAATGCTGATATTTCTTTCACTGCGCCGCTTTCAATTTATTCACAGATTGATTCGGGAAAAGTTTATGTAAAAGATATGTTTGATCTTTACAGATATGAAAATCTTTTGTACACAATGGAATTAACTGGAAAAGAAATAAAAGATTATTTGGAATTTTCTTACGGAATTTGGTTTAACACAATGAAAGATAAAAAAGATAATTTATTGTTGTTTGAAAAAGATGAAAATGGAAATTTAATTTTCTCAAAACGCAGCAATACTACTTTATTGAAAAATAGATATTATAATTTTGATTCCGCAGAAGGAATTGAATATTTAGTTGATGTTTCTAAAAATTTTGGTGAAAGAATTAAAGTAAAATCTTTTTCTAACGGAAAGATTTTTGATGAAAACAAAAAATATAAAGTTGCAATAAATAGTTACAGAGGCAATGGCGGCGGCGGACATTTAGTAAATGGTGCAAAAATTCCCAAAGATGAATTAACTACTAGAATTATAAATTCAACAGAAAAAGATTTAAGATTTTATATGATGCAATGGATTGAAAATCAAAAAATTGTTAACCCGATTGAAAATTTAAATTGGAATGTAATTCCCGCTGATTGGTATAATTCGGCAAAAGAAAAAGATTTTAAATTACTTTTTGGTACAAATTAATTTAGGGGAAAATTAAAATGACTGACTCAAAAGTTAAAGTTGTAAATAATAGTATTTGCGGTGGTTTGTGGTTTGTTGGCTGGCTTTTCACTTTGGGTTTTTTGAAACTTACCTTTTGGAAAGGTGTTTTAGCACTATTACTTTGGCCTTATTATTTGGGAGAATATTTTTCAATTCCAATTGAAATTCTGGCAAAATAATTTTCATTAATTTTAGTCTGATATTGAATTTGAAAATTTTTCATGATTTAAAAAATAAGAAGCAGACTATTTTTATTCGTAATCTGCTTCTAATAAAATCAATTTACTTTGTTAAAGAATATTTATCTATTGTTAAATTTTCTTTTATTTCTTTCCGGTCTTGCTTCGTTCACAACAATATTTTTACTCAATAATTTAGCAGTATTCAATTCCTTAATTGCAGCTTTTGCTTCGGCATTATCTTTCATTTCAACAAAACCAAATCCTTTAGATTTTTGCGTAAACAAATCTTTAATAATTTTAGCTGAAGCTACTTTTCCATATTTTGAAAATTCGCTATTCAAGTTTTCTTCTGTAACGTCAAAATCTAAATTGCCAATAAAAATGTTCATTCTTCCCTCTTAAATATTTTCAATTAAATGTGTGTAAAGAAGTTTTTAATGAAGCTTAAATATCAATGAATGTAGGATTAATTTTTGATAAGAATTTAAAAACCGTAACAATATACCTTATTTAAGTGATTATACCAAAATTCATAATGTTATTTTGATTGGAGATAATTGTAGCCGCATCTTTATTTATTGCAAAATAATGCAAAGTTGAAGTTTGCGGCTACGATTTATTAAATTATTTATTCCACTTTTTAATACTAACATTTCCGCCGATGCATTTTAATGATATTTTTGAACCACCGCCGTTAAGATTATATGTTGCATTTATTTTACCATCATCACCATCTGCATTAAATTTTGCTGAGGGAAAATCGGATTGTAAAATTTCTTCAACTTCATCCTTTTCAAATTCATCGGTTTCAATAAAAACTTCAATTGTTGTTTTTGCTGAAGCCGGAACTTTTAATTCCATATTTCCGCCAGAAGTTCTTAATGATGAATTAGTATTTGATTTAGGATCCAACTCAGCATTAACATGTCCGCCTTCGGTTGATGCTTCAATGCTTCCGGTTATGTTTTCCAAATTAATATGTCCGCCCATTGTTTTTGCTACAACTTTTCCGGATGCACTCTGTAAAGTTAAATGTCCGCCGTAAGTTTCCATTGTTGCAGAACCGGTAACTTTATCCATTTTTATATGTCCACCATAAGTAAAAACATTTGCGTTACCACCAACATCACCAATGCTAATATTTCCACCTTGTGTTTTTGCAAATAGATCAGAAGTTACATTTCCAACGCTGATATTACCTCCATAAGTATCTATATTTGATTTTCCACTTTTCACATTACCCAATGAAATATTTCCACCGTTTGTATGAAGATTTACATCGCCTTCAACATCTTTACCATTTATATTTCCTCCGGAAGTATTTACGGAAACTTCACCTTTTACATTGTTGAAATTTATATTTCCACCATCTGTTTCTGCCGATAATTTTCCAGTAATCGCATTTTCAATATTTATATTTCCACCGGTTGTGTTTAGTTTAAAATTAAAGTTGGATGGAGTTTTAACTTTTACAGTTACATTATTATTCCAGCCGT
The nucleotide sequence above comes from Ignavibacteriota bacterium. Encoded proteins:
- a CDS encoding 5'-nucleotidase C-terminal domain-containing protein, whose protein sequence is MRFQKTNKFLFMVLFFLTFISNNAQTLNLKFIQTSDVHGAIFPYDFTENKTSNSSLAQIYSYLKSERENKNHETFLLDNGDILQGDPSVYYYNFVKTNETHLLANVMNFMKYDAGSVGNHDIETGHAVYDKFNDELNFPWLAANAINTLTDEPYFPPYKILNAKVDENQNVKIAVLGLITPGIPNWLPKNIWSGIEFEDMILTAKKWIPIINKKENPDLIIGLFHSGVDFTYDNQTAETPRNENASQLVAEQVPGFDIVFVGHDHHEWNFKVLNSAGDSVLILGPSARSNSFCEANISLDFDKQSKKWGKNISGKIINSSDLKANEEFMQKFSEEFKLVKDFVSREIGTFTKTVSAKNSVFGNSAFVDLIHKIQIELTNADISFTAPLSIYSQIDSGKVYVKDMFDLYRYENLLYTMELTGKEIKDYLEFSYGIWFNTMKDKKDNLLLFEKDENGNLIFSKRSNTTLLKNRYYNFDSAEGIEYLVDVSKNFGERIKVKSFSNGKIFDENKKYKVAINSYRGNGGGGHLVNGAKIPKDELTTRIINSTEKDLRFYMMQWIENQKIVNPIENLNWNVIPADWYNSAKEKDFKLLFGTN
- a CDS encoding cold-shock protein, yielding MAERTKGTVKWFNSSKGYGFISQENGEDVFVHFKAIIGDGYKTLKENDKVEFVVTNGEKGPQAADVKVVK
- a CDS encoding FAD-dependent oxidoreductase gives rise to the protein MSIIESLVKKKLNNYKVVVNQVNENLPQKLSTEKKAAVIGSGIAGLTSAILLSERGFKVKLFERDNFLGGKIGSWKVKFNDNFEPNVEHGFHAFFRQYYNLREILKKLDSFKHLIPIDDYLIKTKKYGDFSFKNIDKTPILNILSMRKSGIYSFKDIFKNPKFAKLISLLTYNKDKTFEKFDHISFKEYSDEINLPNEMRLMFTTFSRAFFAEPQYISMAELIKSFHFYFLSNNHGLIYDVLNDDFQSTILNPAKVFIENNGGEVLMNSPFLAIQKVDNKFIVTNEEFDYLILGTDIPGTKKIFSNSEFIKYGYTDFYNQIMNQKKSQRYAVLRLWMDKKIGDNLPFFIFTDALKILDSVTFYHNMEKESAEWAAQNNGGIYELHSYALPDDFDELKVREQFLTEFFEYFPELKSSKILFENIQIKKDFTAFHTNLHKNRPEPKNVIDNLYLTGDWIKLPIPAMLMEASASSALYAINDILKNENLKEETILSVPLKGIFS
- a CDS encoding RNA-binding protein; its protein translation is MNIFIGNLDFDVTEENLNSEFSKYGKVASAKIIKDLFTQKSKGFGFVEMKDNAEAKAAIKELNTAKLLSKNIVVNEARPERNKRKFNNR